The Candidatus Methylomirabilota bacterium DNA segment TGACTTCGACCGCAATCTGCCCGTCGACGAGAAAGTCGGGAGGAATATTGCCATCGGGCTCGTACACGATGCTCTGAAAGCCGCGAGACTTGAGGTGCGATTCGGCAATCTGCTCGGACTTATCCATGCTCATATGTCGGCCCAACGCTCACGCTCAGCGGCCGGGGCGAGCATCGCGAGCCCGGGCGCTGGAGCGTGTGGTTGGGCGGCGCTTCATCTACCACCCGCCCGTTCAGCTTCCCACTCGCTTCGCGATATCGCACACCAGACTTCGTCCACCAGCCCGTCATTGGTAAACCGATTCGACCGAAGTACGCCCTCACGCTTCATCGCGAGCTTCTCGAGCACTCGAAGTGATGCGGCGTTGCGCGCATCGACAATAGCCCTCACGCATGCGAGCGTCGGGCAACCATTAAACGCCGTGTCGACAATGCCTCGAGCGGCCTCTGTTGCCAGGCCGCGTCCCCAGACTGCTCGGGCAATCGAGTATCCCAGCACGCCAATCCGAAGGTCGGACATCAGCCGCAGATTGATTCCGCCCACGACGCGTTCCTCGTGCTCGATTGCCCACGAAGGGTGCTCCTGCCGATTCAGCAACAGCTGTGTGGTGATGAACTTTCGCGCATCCTCCAGGGAATAGGGTTGCGCAATCCGCAGGTATCGACTCCACTCCACATCGTTTGCGTATTGGAAAACATCTCCGGCGTCGTCGACCGACCATGGTCGAAGAACCAGGCGCCCGGTCCGGATCACGTCAGGGAGCATGACTTCGAGATCTCAATGGTCTGCCTTGTCCGCCCAACTCCATCTATCTTGAACTTCGATATCCAATAGCCTAGTTCCGTATATCATTGCCACGCGACCCCGCCCGCGATTCCTGATCGCTGTTTTTCCGCCACCTTGCGGGCCATCCACCAGCCGGGCCGGGATACACTGCGAGGCCCGGCAAGATACCACCACTGAGTCGCGACCCCACGAAGGACGGCTTGCGGCCGGGCAGGCAGGCCTGGCGAACCTGGCGTGTAGGAGGCCGACACTCCCGCCCGGAACATACCCACCCGCTGACCCTTCGTGCTCGAACGGTAGCCGATCTGGCCGGATGGCGGCAAGGACCATCGGGCAGTCCCAAGAAGCGTTCGCTGAATGAAGGGAGATACAGTCACGTCTTCTTCTTCCAGCGCGATGGGTCACTCGGCACCTCAGGGCCTGCGGGTTTTAGGCGCGTCGTGTTTTCTGGGAACTGAACAACCAGTAACGAGCGATTACTGCGGGCGAAAGCGTGACCGCGACCAAACACGGGTTCGAGTCGCGTCTGCGCGCGGGTGTCAGGTTAGTGAAGACAACTCCTCCGCTGAAGGTAGAGGAACCATCAACGGGTCGACGCGGGACCAGACGATCACACCGTTGCGGCCGATGAGGAAATGGGCGGTCGCCGGGGCTGGTCGCTTCATTTCGGCCCGGTCCTCAATGGTCATCTCAAAGCCGCCCGAGGTCATGAAGATCGACAACGCCTGGCCCGGCGGTGGCTCCTGGCGTTCCTCCAGGAGGATCTCGGATGCTTTGCGTTCCGTTTCCTGGAGAAATTCAGGGGTCCTCGCCACTTCTGGAAGCCGGTACGCTCGATGAATCGTGCGGTCAGGGTCCGCCGCCATGGGAAAACACGCAGGGAAATGTCTAAAGTACTGCCGAGCCCGTTCTGGGCTGGCGACGACAACTCCGAGGAGCGTGATTCCGATAACCCGCAGCGCCTCGCATGTAGGTCTGAGCTGGCTGATGTGACGCCGGCAGAACGGACAGTACAGGCCGCGCAGCACCGTAAGCAAGACCGGCCCGAGACGGAGATACTCTGCGAGCGTCACAGTTCCTTCGACATCGGCTGCGGGCAGCTCGAAGTCTGGCGCCGGTTCACCCGGACCTAGCGCACCACGCCCCGGATCAGTCATCTGTCACCTCCCGGCGCCTCGGGCCTCGTTGGCCACGCCCT contains these protein-coding regions:
- a CDS encoding GNAT family N-acetyltransferase, with amino-acid sequence MLPDVIRTGRLVLRPWSVDDAGDVFQYANDVEWSRYLRIAQPYSLEDARKFITTQLLLNRQEHPSWAIEHEERVVGGINLRLMSDLRIGVLGYSIARAVWGRGLATEAARGIVDTAFNGCPTLACVRAIVDARNAASLRVLEKLAMKREGVLRSNRFTNDGLVDEVWCAISRSEWEAERAGGR
- a CDS encoding peroxiredoxin-like family protein, which produces MTDPGRGALGPGEPAPDFELPAADVEGTVTLAEYLRLGPVLLTVLRGLYCPFCRRHISQLRPTCEALRVIGITLLGVVVASPERARQYFRHFPACFPMAADPDRTIHRAYRLPEVARTPEFLQETERKASEILLEERQEPPPGQALSIFMTSGGFEMTIEDRAEMKRPAPATAHFLIGRNGVIVWSRVDPLMVPLPSAEELSSLT